Proteins from one Fundidesulfovibrio magnetotacticus genomic window:
- a CDS encoding two-component system sensor histidine kinase NtrB yields MSDPPAERPDNACALDLAQERNLLSSVIDQIPDDIVILDAQARVVDLNRAALDRLGGDREDFQGRSCWESLSGFKGICEPAADVEQWEMVRKGGRSEQVHTVVDHEGQLRYFRVYLYPVMASSGALSHVVVLRRDITQATSIERRLRQSEKLAAVGELSTYVAHEIRNPLFAIAGFANSLLRSGALDEKARAKVSIILEESGRLDKILKSLLNFSRPTQGMEGRFDASQVSSQTMELMGLGMQKQGIEATVDAAPGLPLAKGDPELVKQCIINMVKNSVEAMPEGGTLVLRCYGRADRVVIELEDSGRGIPPENLDQVFNPFFSTKDQGAGLGLAMTKKILDEIGGAVELESEVGKGTVVRLVLPPVTAAEDVDVQAHAAPRHDGLWRAGANNKEEA; encoded by the coding sequence ATGAGCGACCCTCCTGCCGAAAGGCCCGACAACGCCTGCGCGCTGGACCTTGCCCAGGAACGCAACCTCCTCTCCTCGGTGATCGACCAGATCCCCGACGACATCGTCATTCTCGACGCCCAGGCCCGCGTGGTGGACTTGAACCGCGCCGCGCTGGACCGCCTGGGAGGCGACCGGGAAGACTTCCAGGGGCGCTCCTGCTGGGAGTCGCTCTCCGGCTTCAAGGGCATCTGCGAGCCCGCCGCCGACGTGGAGCAGTGGGAGATGGTGCGCAAGGGCGGCAGGAGCGAGCAGGTGCACACCGTGGTGGACCACGAGGGCCAGCTGCGCTACTTCCGGGTGTACCTCTATCCCGTGATGGCCTCCTCCGGGGCGCTTTCCCACGTGGTGGTGCTGCGCCGCGACATCACCCAGGCCACGTCCATCGAGCGCCGCCTGCGCCAGTCGGAGAAGCTGGCCGCCGTGGGCGAACTCTCCACCTACGTGGCCCACGAAATCCGCAACCCGCTCTTCGCCATCGCCGGGTTCGCCAACTCGCTTTTGCGCTCGGGCGCGCTGGACGAGAAGGCCCGGGCCAAGGTGTCCATCATCCTGGAGGAATCGGGCCGCCTGGACAAGATCCTCAAGAGCCTGCTCAATTTCTCGCGCCCCACCCAGGGCATGGAGGGGCGCTTCGACGCCTCCCAGGTGTCCTCCCAGACCATGGAGCTCATGGGCCTGGGCATGCAGAAGCAGGGCATCGAGGCCACGGTGGACGCCGCCCCGGGGCTGCCCCTGGCCAAAGGCGACCCGGAACTCGTGAAGCAGTGCATCATCAACATGGTCAAGAACTCCGTGGAGGCCATGCCCGAGGGCGGCACGCTGGTGCTGCGCTGCTACGGGCGGGCCGACCGCGTGGTCATCGAACTGGAAGACTCGGGGCGGGGCATCCCCCCGGAAAACCTGGACCAGGTGTTCAACCCGTTCTTCTCCACCAAGGACCAGGGCGCCGGGCTGGGCCTGGCCATGACCAAGAAAATCCTGGACGAAATCGGCGGCGCCGTGGAGCTGGAAAGCGAAGTGGGCAAGGGCACCGTGGTGCGTCTGGTGCTGCCGCCGGTCACCGCCGCCGAGGACGTGGACGTTCAGGCGCACGCGGCCCCGCGCCACGACGGACTCTGGCGCGCCGGGGCCAACAACAAAGAGGAGGCATAG
- a CDS encoding XTP/dITP diphosphatase: MSQVVLATRNQGKVKELQALMEGTGIAVLGLDQFPQVGEIEETGSTFEENARIKAKTVSEATGLIALADDSGLEVEALDAAPGVRSARYAGEKATDAENNAKLLEAMADVPNDKRACRFISCVAVHAPDGHELVFHGVWRGNLAREPRGENGFGYDPLFVDLELKQTAAEMAPEQKNWRSHRGRAVRELVKYLPGFVEKVALESALTPEERDLKDRLAGVKGWLRVLCWVMMIVVPLVCAAIVSRNLRYMEALKQANEVSRELAAEVAKGLTAENVLALVVGAVMFWAGLSLYRRKRGSVMFAKIAWFLAPLASGLQYCFIYFLNFPDEVHAMATGQVLANALPALAAASTAIFYLNLSQRVRATYFLDR; encoded by the coding sequence GTGTCGCAGGTCGTTCTGGCCACCCGCAACCAGGGCAAGGTCAAGGAGCTTCAGGCGCTCATGGAGGGTACCGGCATCGCGGTGCTGGGGCTCGACCAGTTCCCCCAGGTGGGCGAGATCGAGGAAACGGGTTCCACCTTCGAGGAAAACGCCCGCATCAAGGCCAAGACCGTGAGCGAGGCCACGGGGCTCATCGCCCTGGCCGACGACTCGGGCCTGGAAGTGGAAGCGCTGGACGCTGCCCCCGGGGTGCGCTCGGCGCGCTACGCGGGCGAAAAGGCCACCGACGCCGAAAACAACGCCAAGCTCCTGGAGGCCATGGCCGACGTGCCCAACGACAAGCGCGCCTGCCGCTTCATCTCCTGCGTGGCCGTGCACGCCCCCGACGGGCACGAACTGGTGTTCCACGGCGTGTGGCGCGGCAACCTGGCCCGGGAGCCCCGGGGCGAAAACGGCTTCGGCTACGACCCCCTCTTCGTGGACCTGGAACTCAAGCAGACCGCCGCCGAAATGGCCCCCGAGCAGAAGAACTGGCGCAGCCACCGGGGCCGCGCCGTGCGCGAACTGGTGAAGTACCTGCCGGGCTTCGTGGAGAAGGTGGCCCTGGAATCCGCCCTTACCCCCGAGGAGCGCGACCTCAAGGACCGCCTGGCAGGAGTGAAGGGCTGGCTGCGCGTGCTGTGCTGGGTGATGATGATTGTGGTGCCGCTCGTCTGCGCGGCCATCGTCTCGCGCAACCTGCGCTACATGGAGGCCCTCAAGCAGGCCAATGAGGTCTCGCGCGAGCTGGCCGCCGAAGTGGCCAAAGGGCTCACGGCAGAGAACGTGCTGGCCCTGGTGGTGGGCGCGGTCATGTTCTGGGCGGGCCTTTCGCTCTACCGGCGCAAGCGCGGCTCGGTGATGTTCGCCAAGATCGCCTGGTTCCTGGCCCCGCTGGCCAGCGGCCTCCAGTATTGCTTCATCTATTTCCTCAACTTTCCCGACGAGGTGCACGCCATGGCCACGGGACAGGTGCTGGCCAACGCCCT